In Sporichthya polymorpha DSM 43042, a genomic segment contains:
- a CDS encoding ferredoxin, whose product MRIVADHAKCTGLGMCEAEAPEFFEVQDDGSLKVLKVNPSAEELAAVQAAIDSCPTEALTLVED is encoded by the coding sequence GTGCGAATCGTTGCCGATCACGCCAAGTGCACCGGCCTCGGCATGTGTGAGGCGGAGGCGCCGGAGTTCTTCGAGGTGCAGGACGACGGAAGTCTGAAGGTGCTCAAGGTCAACCCAAGCGCCGAGGAACTCGCCGCGGTGCAGGCGGCCATCGACTCCTGCCCGACCGAGGCTCTGACATTGGTCGAGGACTAG